The genomic region TTAGAAAACTTGTTTGGATTCGTTTTCTTATAACAATTAAAATTGAATCAAATTTTTTGTTTAGAAGAGAACATATTATTTTTTGTATTATATTTCGAGAAAATAAATGACAATTGATGAATAGAGAAAAAATAAAGATAAAACATAGTATTCTTTTTCCCGGATTGTTTTTACTTTTTATTTGGCTTGTCAAACTTAGTGAGTTTATTCTTAAAATAAGCTTTTCTGATTTTGGTATTTATCCACAAAAACTCAAAGGATTAATTGGAATAGTTGCCTCGCCTCTTATTCATGGTAGTTTTGAGCATTTGATTTCAAATTCAGTTCCACTGTTTTTGTTAAGTGTTGGACTTTTCTATTTTTATAGAAATGTTGCATGGAAAGTTTTTTTTCTAATTTATTTTATGACTGGGCTTTGGGTTTGGGTTGGTGCCAGAGAAGCCTATCATATTGGTGCCAGTGGCTTGGTCTATGGTTTAGCTTCATTTCTTTTCACAAGTGGATTATTGTTACGAAATCCCAGAATGACTGCTTTGTCTATGTTAGTTGCATTTTTATATGGCGGAATGATTTGGGGCATTTTCCCAATGGATAAAAAAATTTCGTGGGAGTCGCATATGTTTGGTCTTATTGCAGGTGTAGTATTGGCGTTTTACTATAAAAAGCAAGGACCGCAACGTAAAAAATTTGATTGGGAAGATGAGGAAGACGAAAGTGAAATTCAAATAGATAGTGAATCGACAAGCAAAAATTCTATTGAAATAAAATATCATTATAATGAAGAAAACAAAAATGATTAAGGATGCGAAAATTACGAAAAAGCAGTTTAAATAGGATTCATTTTTTAATACCAAATTTTAAGACATTATATTATAAATATGGAAGATACTCTACGCCATAAAGGACTAAGGAGAAGATTGATTGAAGAAATTGAAGCAAAAGGTATTTCAGATAAAAATGTGCTAAATGCCATGTATAAAGTGCCTCGGCATTTTTTTATGGAATCAGGATTGCAGAAATATTCATATAAAGATCAGGCATTTCCAATTGCAGCCGGTCAAACCATTTCTCAACCATATACTGTTGCTTTTCAAACACAATTGTTAAACATCAAAAATGGTGATAAAGTTCTTGAAATTGGAACAGGTTCCGGTTATCAAACTGCAATTTTGATGGAGCTTGGAGCAAAAGTTTATACTATAGAACGGCAATATGAATTATTCCTAAAAGTGAAAACATTTCTTTCAAACCTGGGATATAATCCACATCTGTTTTTTGGAGATGGCTTCAAAGGACAAGCAAATTACGGACCTTTTGATAAAATTCTGATTACAGCTGCTGCACCCTTTATTCCGGAAGATTTGAAAAATCAAATGGGAATCGGTGGAACTATGGTTCTGCCACTTGGCAAAAATTCGCAAGTGATGCAAAAAATAGAAAAAACAGGCGAAAATCAGTTTAGAACCAGCAATCATGGGTATTTTTCTTTTGTGCCTATGCTTGGGGGCACTGAGGGGAGGTAGTTTGTTTTGCTGCCTTCGACATGTTTAGCGGATGGACATAAATAAATATGTGGGTACAAATATTTGAATCCAATAACCGTAATCCCTTTCAATTAACCTAAGCTGGATAAACCAGAAAAAATTATCGCAAAGACGCAAAGTTTATGGAAATCTGTGAAACGAAACAATTCTTGCTTTGAGTCCGAAACTTGTTTTTAATATCGTAAAGAGTTTTATATCATAAAACTATGCGCCCTTGCGTCTTTGCGAGATTATGTTTTGAATATATTGTGTGAAATATCTTGACATAAAATACACGAATATTAGAAATAAGATACTAAACCAAAATTTCAAAAAAGTTTTTGCTATTAATGATTTTTACCGGTATGTCGGGATAATTCTCTGTAAATTTCTTAGGGATTCTTACTTTTTTGTCGGCATTCCATTTTATTTCGAATGAGCAGGTTTCGTTTTCTGTTTCTTCAATGAAATCAATTTCTTGTTGTTGGTGTGTTCGCCAGAAATAATAATTTGCTTTAATATCTTTATTCAAATTTAGTTTTATGCGCTCAGCAATTACAAAATTCTCCCACATTGCTCCCTTGTCTGTTCTGTCATCGAAAGGCAGGAAATTGTTTAAAATTGCATTTCGTATTCCTATGTCCCAAAAATATATTTTATTCTTATGTTTCAATTCTGTTCGTAAATTCCGATTAAAAGAACTTAACCTGAAAATGACAAAAGCTTGTTCAAGTAGTTGAATATAACTTGCAACAGTATCTTTTGAAATACCGAGCATATTTGAAATTTCGCTGTAAGAAACTTCGCTACCAATTTGTAAAGCTAAAGCCTTTAATAACTTTTGAATGATTTCCGGCTTTCTTATCCTTTGCCAGGTGAAAATGTCTTTGTATAAGTAGTTTGAAGATAAATTTGTTAATATTTGTTTGGCATTTTCGTGTTTCATCACAACTTCCGGATACATTCCGTAAACGATGCGATATTTTAGCGAGCTTTTCAGAAATAGGAAATCGTTATGATTTATTATCTCCGAAACAGAAATTGGAGTAAGCGTCAGTTCAAAGTTTCGTCCAGTGAGTGGTTCGTTAATTTCATTCGCCAAATCGAAGGAGGATGAACCGGTTACAACTACTTGTTTTTCAGGGAAATTGTCTATTATCAATTTTAGTGAAAGTCCAATATTTTTTATTCGTTGAGCTTCGTCAATAAATATTATTTTTTTCTTGGCAATGAGCAGTTCTATTTCAGCTAGATTAATGTTGGTGAGAGTTTCTATAACAGGAGGATCATCGCAGTTGAGAAACATTGTATCACTGTCATTTATATTTATTATTGATTTTATAAGGGTCGTTTTTCCGACCTGCCTTGCTCCATAGATTACTATTATTTTCCCTTTGAAAAAATATTTGTCAATAATTTTCTGTAGTTGCCTTATTATCATAATTTCAACATTTGTTGATTTTCTCTAAAATAATCTTTCACAAAGTTAATTAAAATTATAGTTATTAGCTAAAAATATATAAATATAGCTATTATAATAACAATATATCTGTAAAAAACTAAAATATACATGCCTAAAATATATATAATATAGCAGGTACGATATCTAAAAATATAGTTAAAATGAGTAGTATAATAGCTGAAACTAATTAAAAAGTGCAAATATATATGCTAAATTAGATATAGATTCGCTAATACGATAGTTGAAATGCTGTAAAAAAAGAAAGTATAATAGCTAAATAAATATAAAAACCGCTAATACGATATCCAAAAAGATGCAAAAAAAGCTAATAGGAAATTTGAAATTTTAATTAATGTTGAAATATTTTAAATTCAAAAGCATAAAAAAAGCCTGAATTATAATTTCTTACGCATCAGGCTTTCTAAAATATTTTAAAGATATTATTTCTTTTTCTTCTTAATAGATTTGTTATCGGTAGGAAGAATTTTCTTTTTCATTGTATCAAATGCAATTGGGGTAGCAATGAATAATGATGAATATGTACCGACAATAATACCAATCATTAATGCAAATACAAATCCACGAATTACTTCGCCGCCAAAAATAAACACAGTTAAAACAACTATAAATGTACTAATGGAGGTACTGAAAGTTCTGCTAATTGTGCTGTTTAGTGCGTTGTTATAAACAAAATCTCTTTCGCGTTTCGGATGAAGTATAACTCTTTCTCTAATTCTATCGAACACAACCACAGTATCGTTAATTGAATAACCAACCACAGTAAGAATTGCAGCAATAAATGCCTGATCTATTTCGAGCGAGAATGGTAGTAGCCCATATAACAATGAGAAAATTCCTAAAACAAATAATACATCATGTACTAATGCAGCAAGTGCGCCGAGACCAAATTGCCAGTTTCTAAATCTTATGAGGATATATAGGAAAATCACAATTAAAGAGAATATGATTGCAAAAACTGCTGAAACTTTGATGTCGTCTGCAATAGTTGGTCCTACTTTTTGCGACTGCATTCGGTGATTGTTAATGAAATCAGAATAGCTAACGTCTTCGCCAAGTATCGGTTTTAGTCCTTCATAAAGTTTTTCTTCAACAATGTCGTCCGCATCAGGATCTTCACTGTCAATCATATATTTCGTAGAAATTTTTACTTGATTGTCAGATCCAAAGATTTTCACTTCAGGAGCATCTCCATAAACTTCTGCTAATGCACTTTGAATATCTACAGTATTTACCGATTGTTCGAAGGCAACTTGGTAAGTTCTTCCTCCTTTAAAATCTACGCCATAGTTCAAGCCTCTGATTGCCAACGAAATGATAGCGACAATGATGATTGTTCCAGACACCATATAATATGTTTTTCTCTTATCAAGGAATTGAATTTGTAAATTTTTGAAGGCATTCTCTGTAAATTTAGTAGAGAATTTAATTTTTTTGTCTTTTCCTAATAAGGACTCAAAAATTATTCTGGTAATAAAAATAGCTGAAAATAATGAAGTCAATACACCAATTCCGAGTGTTGTTGCGAATCCCTGAATAGGTCCTTTTCCGAAATAACCCAAAATTATGGCAACTAATAGTGTGGTTACGTTTGCATCGACAATTGCTGAATATGCTTTCTGATAACCTTCTTTTACAGCCAATCTTATTCCTTTACCGGCGGAAATTTCTTCTCGAATACGCTCATAAATTAGCACATTCGCATCAACTGAAATACCAATTGTTAAAACAATACCCGCAATTCCGGGAAGTGTAAGAACTGCTCCCAGAGATGCTAATACTCCCATAATGAAAAATACGTTTGCAAATAGTGCTATATTGGCAACCCAACCTGCTCTGTTGTAGTAAAATACCATATAGATAAGTACCAAAATAAAAGCAAAAATAAAGGAGATTAATCCTGAATTGATAGCTTGCTGACCCAATGATGGTCCAACTATTGCTTCTTCAAGAATTCTTGCAGGAGCCGGCATTTTTCCCGATTTCAAAATATTTGCAAGGTCTTGCGCCTCAGCAATTGTGAAATTTCCGGTTATCGAAGAACGACCACCAGTAATTTCCTGATTTACTCGCGGATAAGAATATACATAATTGTCAAGTACAATTGCAATTTGTTTGCCTACATTGTCTTTTGTCATTCTTGCCCAAACCTTAGCTCCTTCACCGTTCATGGTCATAGAAACTTCTGCATTGGCTTGTGTTTGACCGAATTCAGCTCTTGCTGAAGTTACAACTTCTCCGCTTAATGGTGCTTGCTGATCTCTCGTTGTTATTTTTATTGCAATAAGTTCGAAGTAAGTTTCGCTTTTGTCCCACTGAGCATGTTTAATTGTCCAAAAGAATTTCAAATCTCGTGGGAATAATTGTTGAACTTGCTTTAAATTCAAGTAATCATTTACTTTTGAAGTATCTTTGAAATGCGAAAAACCTACTGAAGCTCCTTCAACATATTTATTGTCTTTAGTAATATTTGGTGTGAGAACAGCAAAAAGAGGATTTTCTTTGTTAAA from Bacteroidota bacterium harbors:
- a CDS encoding rhomboid family intramembrane serine protease — translated: MNREKIKIKHSILFPGLFLLFIWLVKLSEFILKISFSDFGIYPQKLKGLIGIVASPLIHGSFEHLISNSVPLFLLSVGLFYFYRNVAWKVFFLIYFMTGLWVWVGAREAYHIGASGLVYGLASFLFTSGLLLRNPRMTALSMLVAFLYGGMIWGIFPMDKKISWESHMFGLIAGVVLAFYYKKQGPQRKKFDWEDEEDESEIQIDSESTSKNSIEIKYHYNEENKND
- a CDS encoding protein-L-isoaspartate(D-aspartate) O-methyltransferase: MEDTLRHKGLRRRLIEEIEAKGISDKNVLNAMYKVPRHFFMESGLQKYSYKDQAFPIAAGQTISQPYTVAFQTQLLNIKNGDKVLEIGTGSGYQTAILMELGAKVYTIERQYELFLKVKTFLSNLGYNPHLFFGDGFKGQANYGPFDKILITAAAPFIPEDLKNQMGIGGTMVLPLGKNSQVMQKIEKTGENQFRTSNHGYFSFVPMLGGTEGR
- a CDS encoding ATP-binding protein codes for the protein MIIRQLQKIIDKYFFKGKIIVIYGARQVGKTTLIKSIININDSDTMFLNCDDPPVIETLTNINLAEIELLIAKKKIIFIDEAQRIKNIGLSLKLIIDNFPEKQVVVTGSSSFDLANEINEPLTGRNFELTLTPISVSEIINHNDFLFLKSSLKYRIVYGMYPEVVMKHENAKQILTNLSSNYLYKDIFTWQRIRKPEIIQKLLKALALQIGSEVSYSEISNMLGISKDTVASYIQLLEQAFVIFRLSSFNRNLRTELKHKNKIYFWDIGIRNAILNNFLPFDDRTDKGAMWENFVIAERIKLNLNKDIKANYYFWRTHQQQEIDFIEETENETCSFEIKWNADKKVRIPKKFTENYPDIPVKIINSKNFFEILV
- the secDF gene encoding protein translocase subunit SecDF, which encodes MQNKGSITFVAIILVIISIFYLSFTWVTRSIENDAREFAAGDTKLEENYLDSLSSEIVYNLGIIDYTYRECKEHEINLGLDLKGGMNVTLEISVIDVIRALANHSTDTSFTNAIKLAKTKQQGSQEDFVTLFGQAFSELNPDGRLAAIFSTLELKDRISYESTNEEVLEIISEETEGAISNSYNILRSRIDRFGVVQPNIQKLETSGRVLVELPGIKEPERVRKLLQGTASLEFWETFENAEVFNYLSDANKRIREMQIGSDEDGSEIDSTLQNEDNEVISDVEPTKELPEENLLEETDSLSADSSDESLLEMLENDSTLTDDELTQTREQFNKENPLFAVLTPNITKDNKYVEGASVGFSHFKDTSKVNDYLNLKQVQQLFPRDLKFFWTIKHAQWDKSETYFELIAIKITTRDQQAPLSGEVVTSARAEFGQTQANAEVSMTMNGEGAKVWARMTKDNVGKQIAIVLDNYVYSYPRVNQEITGGRSSITGNFTIAEAQDLANILKSGKMPAPARILEEAIVGPSLGQQAINSGLISFIFAFILVLIYMVFYYNRAGWVANIALFANVFFIMGVLASLGAVLTLPGIAGIVLTIGISVDANVLIYERIREEISAGKGIRLAVKEGYQKAYSAIVDANVTTLLVAIILGYFGKGPIQGFATTLGIGVLTSLFSAIFITRIIFESLLGKDKKIKFSTKFTENAFKNLQIQFLDKRKTYYMVSGTIIIVAIISLAIRGLNYGVDFKGGRTYQVAFEQSVNTVDIQSALAEVYGDAPEVKIFGSDNQVKISTKYMIDSEDPDADDIVEEKLYEGLKPILGEDVSYSDFINNHRMQSQKVGPTIADDIKVSAVFAIIFSLIVIFLYILIRFRNWQFGLGALAALVHDVLFVLGIFSLLYGLLPFSLEIDQAFIAAILTVVGYSINDTVVVFDRIRERVILHPKRERDFVYNNALNSTISRTFSTSISTFIVVLTVFIFGGEVIRGFVFALMIGIIVGTYSSLFIATPIAFDTMKKKILPTDNKSIKKKKK